A single Bacillus sp. OxB-1 DNA region contains:
- a CDS encoding YihY/virulence factor BrkB family protein: MIYTIRNVAVRFFKERFFDQAAQTAYYLLLAIFPFLLFLLSLLSLLPVNEDMILSFLRPFVPVEAFNLIEANISVILRKRQGHVVYTSLLLAFWISSVAVQSLSRSMDLAYGSFRRYAFWKVLIRDLGVTFLFMLVISLSLFLPLIEKALHEAVMYYDTIEQWRGWMYVWPGIRWGLGTVFLFLFFMLFYKVVPTHKVKWNQTLPGTLFSTFGWQLFSIVFGEYVTNVDYTRLYGQLSGIILLVIWFYMTAIILLISGLLNAEFRKRGRLV; this comes from the coding sequence ATGATCTACACGATTCGGAACGTGGCTGTCCGTTTTTTCAAAGAGCGCTTTTTTGATCAAGCCGCCCAGACGGCTTATTATTTATTGTTGGCTATTTTTCCATTCCTTCTATTCTTGCTCTCCCTCCTTAGTTTACTTCCCGTGAATGAAGATATGATCTTATCCTTTCTCAGGCCTTTTGTGCCTGTGGAGGCTTTTAATTTGATTGAAGCGAATATAAGTGTCATCCTCCGTAAAAGGCAAGGGCATGTTGTCTATACGAGTCTACTCTTGGCATTTTGGATTTCTTCCGTGGCCGTCCAGTCATTATCCCGCTCCATGGATTTGGCGTATGGCTCTTTTCGGCGATATGCATTTTGGAAAGTGCTGATCCGGGATTTGGGTGTCACTTTTCTGTTTATGTTGGTCATTTCATTGTCTCTGTTTCTCCCGCTTATTGAAAAAGCACTGCATGAAGCGGTCATGTATTATGATACGATTGAGCAGTGGCGAGGTTGGATGTATGTATGGCCGGGCATCCGATGGGGGCTGGGCACCGTTTTCTTGTTCCTGTTCTTCATGCTGTTCTATAAAGTCGTGCCGACCCACAAGGTGAAATGGAACCAGACATTGCCGGGCACCCTTTTCTCCACATTCGGGTGGCAATTGTTTTCCATTGTATTCGGGGAATATGTGACCAATGTGGACTATACGCGGCTCTACGGCCAGCTATCCGGAATCATTCTTCTGGTCATCTGGTTTTATATGACGGCGATCATCCTATTGATCTCCGGTTTATTGAATGCGGAATTTCGAAAGAGAGGTCGTTTAGTTTGA
- a CDS encoding response regulator transcription factor, with protein MNKILIVDDDPNILELVNIHLVQAGYSVMKASNGEEALKLVETDLPDLAVVDVMMPGMDGYTLTQRLREEDLPVLLLTAKGELEDKERGFLAGSDDYVVKPFEPKELLFRIHAILRRYDKSVDAVIQAGPLKINRQSYEVSAGKKMLLLPLKEFELLSVLASRPNQVFTREILLERVWGYDYEGDEQTLNVHIKRLRDKLEKLSSSVHIATIRGVGYKLEVIS; from the coding sequence TTGAATAAAATACTCATCGTGGATGATGATCCGAATATTTTAGAGCTGGTGAACATTCATTTGGTGCAGGCGGGTTATTCAGTCATGAAGGCATCCAATGGAGAAGAAGCGTTGAAACTTGTAGAAACCGATCTCCCCGATTTGGCGGTGGTCGATGTGATGATGCCGGGGATGGACGGCTATACCTTGACGCAAAGACTGCGCGAGGAAGATTTACCGGTTTTATTATTAACGGCAAAAGGTGAATTAGAGGATAAAGAGCGAGGCTTTCTGGCGGGTTCGGATGATTATGTCGTGAAGCCGTTTGAACCGAAGGAGTTGCTGTTTCGCATCCATGCGATCTTGCGCCGCTATGACAAGTCGGTCGATGCTGTCATCCAGGCCGGCCCGCTGAAGATCAATCGGCAGAGCTACGAAGTGTCCGCCGGAAAAAAAATGCTGCTCTTGCCTTTGAAAGAATTCGAGCTGTTGTCGGTCTTGGCATCTCGTCCCAATCAAGTATTTACGCGCGAAATCTTGTTGGAGCGTGTGTGGGGCTATGATTATGAAGGAGACGAACAAACACTCAACGTCCATATTAAACGCTTGCGGGATAAGCTGGAAAAGTTGTCCAGTTCAGTCCATATTGCGACAATCCGCGGGGTTGGGTATAAACTCGAGGTCATCTCGTGA
- a CDS encoding sensor histidine kinase: MKSLYGKFLSFTIGIMMTSVLIAFLAVNTYYHHELKGENDAKNMEIAESIASYVSTTEGVHLDSYLETLSATGYKLFLVNEERGVKRFGAPFRDENLSQSAIDQVLSGKPFHGMRDLKTETFMTGFFSDQSANTVGVPFKYEGATYALFLRPDIKLLFTEVHFLLGGMVIVMAIVSLLSMLIVAKKLIEPITKLTEATKMVGEEQFSGVVEINRRDEIGQLAKSFQRMTERLGENDRIRKEFISDVSHDFQTPLLNIKGYAELLMNQELPVGERLGYAKVIQSETERLSSLTKQLLLLTSLDQLTSPLKIKPFRLDEQLKDVIRKSRWLLEEKEISLSMDIDEVEYRGDPAFLEKVWENLLSNALKYTEDGGTVDIELVDEQDAVRVSVRDTGIGMKQTDVDRIFDRFYRVDQSRTQEVGGTGLGLSIVRKVVKLHGGKIEVQSEEGVGTTFLVMLPKL; this comes from the coding sequence GTGAAATCACTCTACGGTAAGTTCCTATCCTTTACGATCGGTATCATGATGACCAGCGTGCTGATTGCATTCCTTGCAGTAAATACATATTACCACCACGAACTGAAAGGCGAAAATGATGCAAAAAATATGGAGATTGCCGAAAGTATCGCTTCCTATGTTAGCACGACAGAGGGAGTGCATCTCGATAGTTATTTAGAAACTCTTTCCGCCACGGGCTATAAGCTTTTTCTCGTCAATGAAGAACGAGGAGTAAAACGATTTGGAGCACCGTTCCGGGACGAAAATCTATCGCAATCGGCAATCGATCAAGTATTGAGCGGGAAGCCTTTCCATGGAATGCGTGATTTGAAGACTGAGACGTTTATGACAGGATTTTTTTCAGATCAATCCGCTAATACGGTCGGTGTTCCGTTTAAGTATGAAGGAGCAACTTATGCGCTGTTTCTTCGCCCGGACATCAAGTTACTATTCACCGAGGTCCATTTTCTATTAGGCGGTATGGTCATCGTCATGGCGATTGTCAGCCTGCTTTCCATGTTGATTGTCGCGAAAAAGCTGATTGAACCGATCACGAAACTGACTGAAGCGACCAAAATGGTAGGAGAAGAGCAGTTTTCGGGAGTCGTTGAAATCAATCGCCGGGATGAAATCGGTCAGCTGGCAAAAAGCTTTCAACGGATGACAGAACGACTTGGGGAGAATGACCGGATCCGTAAAGAATTCATCAGTGATGTGTCGCACGATTTCCAGACGCCTTTATTGAATATTAAAGGGTATGCCGAACTTTTGATGAATCAAGAGCTGCCTGTCGGGGAACGGCTCGGTTATGCCAAAGTGATCCAATCGGAGACGGAGCGTTTATCCTCATTGACCAAACAATTATTGCTCCTCACCTCCTTGGACCAGCTGACGTCGCCGCTTAAGATAAAGCCATTCCGGCTGGATGAGCAATTGAAGGATGTCATTCGGAAATCGAGATGGCTGCTCGAGGAGAAAGAAATCTCGCTTTCGATGGATATCGACGAGGTGGAATATCGGGGCGATCCCGCTTTCCTTGAAAAGGTTTGGGAAAACCTGCTGTCCAATGCTTTGAAATATACTGAAGACGGAGGCACGGTGGATATTGAATTGGTCGACGAACAGGACGCTGTCCGGGTATCCGTCCGCGATACAGGGATTGGCATGAAGCAAACGGATGTGGATCGCATATTCGACCGCTTCTACCGGGTGGATCAATCCCGGACTCAGGAAGTCGGTGGAACTGGTCTCGGCCTATCAATTGTCCGAAAAGTGGTGAAACTCCACGGCGGGAAGATCGAGGTCCAGAGCGAGGAGGGGGTCGGAACGACATTCCTTGTCATGTTGCCAAAGTTGTAA
- a CDS encoding MMPL family transporter, protein MTMNKRFWWISFGVWVLLAVLLSGFAPGAKDFVVANKDAGLPEDAESIIADRQLEKYFPQDGGLPLFAVLHNAGGLTNEDTLQFAKALESLESNPVFENVESIPLTELPPQVRATFLSEDGKTFFAPLTLPATLEGKELHDLVVKVKEEVTVPEEMELSWTGPAGIASDAVELFSRADVVLLLSTVGLILVLLLLIYRSPLLTFIPLIGAAIVYAVVDRVIGLATEAGWFGIDSQAVSIMTILLFAVVTDYSLLIFSRYREELKRHESTYAAMRETMRHVREPIFFSGSTIVLGVATLFFALYEPYRNFAPAFAIAAAAMLIAGLTLLPALFALIGRKSFWPVIPKYGDAQEDKKSFWGKIAEKVTRQPLFFLVPILLLLVLGTWNTTNLKESYDLIESFPEDLSSRVGYERLGESFSEGSLAPGTLLIVSTQQLEMEETMAAIEKLKEIPGVDSISAQGNPVSEDGKNAKFSVTFEGSPYDVPAFEAVHELRAQGDTILQKAGLVDTELFIAGESAKNADLQAINKRDSIVVMSIMTALISIMLGLQTRSIVAPIYMMGTILLSYGATLGLSIFLFDVVLGLDAISYRIPLYAFVFLIALGVDYSIMLIARIREEMKSMPFEEAVRRGVDKTGGVISSAGLILAATFLVLATMPINELKLFGFIMALGILIDTFIVRPLLIPAILVLLGKWSFWPKRVE, encoded by the coding sequence ATGACAATGAATAAACGATTTTGGTGGATCTCGTTTGGGGTATGGGTTTTATTGGCGGTCCTCTTGTCTGGATTCGCCCCTGGTGCGAAAGATTTCGTCGTGGCGAATAAAGATGCCGGATTGCCGGAGGATGCAGAGTCCATCATCGCAGATCGACAGCTCGAGAAATACTTTCCACAAGACGGCGGGCTACCGTTATTCGCCGTCCTCCATAATGCAGGCGGCCTGACAAATGAGGATACACTGCAATTTGCGAAGGCCCTGGAATCGTTGGAATCAAACCCCGTGTTTGAAAATGTGGAATCCATCCCCTTAACGGAATTGCCCCCGCAAGTGAGGGCGACGTTCCTTTCAGAAGATGGCAAAACGTTCTTTGCACCGTTGACCTTGCCTGCGACCCTCGAAGGCAAGGAATTGCATGATCTCGTCGTAAAAGTGAAGGAAGAAGTGACGGTTCCGGAGGAGATGGAATTATCCTGGACGGGGCCGGCCGGAATCGCCTCCGATGCAGTCGAGCTTTTTAGCCGGGCGGATGTCGTCTTGCTTCTCTCGACAGTCGGGTTGATCCTCGTTCTTCTTCTGCTCATCTACCGATCGCCTTTGCTGACATTCATCCCTTTGATCGGGGCGGCAATCGTGTATGCCGTCGTCGATCGGGTTATCGGCTTGGCGACCGAAGCCGGCTGGTTTGGGATTGACAGCCAGGCCGTCTCCATCATGACGATCTTATTATTCGCCGTTGTGACAGACTATTCGCTGCTCATCTTTTCCCGGTATCGCGAAGAGCTCAAGCGGCATGAATCGACCTATGCAGCGATGCGCGAAACAATGCGTCATGTAAGAGAGCCGATTTTCTTCAGTGGCAGCACAATTGTCCTTGGGGTCGCTACGCTTTTCTTTGCCCTTTATGAACCATACCGGAATTTTGCTCCGGCGTTTGCCATTGCCGCGGCAGCTATGCTCATTGCAGGGCTTACGCTCTTGCCTGCATTGTTTGCCTTGATCGGCAGGAAGTCATTCTGGCCGGTCATTCCGAAATATGGGGATGCACAAGAGGACAAAAAATCGTTTTGGGGTAAAATTGCGGAAAAAGTGACAAGGCAGCCACTCTTTTTCCTAGTGCCGATTTTGCTGTTGCTTGTCTTGGGCACTTGGAACACAACAAACTTGAAAGAGTCGTATGACTTGATTGAATCCTTTCCGGAGGATTTGTCTTCCCGTGTCGGGTATGAGCGTCTTGGCGAATCTTTTTCAGAAGGAAGCCTGGCTCCGGGCACTTTGCTTATCGTTTCCACTCAACAGCTAGAGATGGAAGAGACGATGGCGGCAATCGAGAAATTGAAAGAGATTCCGGGAGTCGATAGCATATCTGCTCAAGGGAACCCGGTGTCCGAGGATGGGAAAAACGCTAAGTTCTCCGTAACTTTCGAAGGGAGTCCATACGATGTGCCCGCGTTTGAGGCGGTCCATGAACTGCGGGCGCAGGGGGATACGATTCTTCAAAAGGCTGGTCTTGTCGACACCGAGCTTTTCATAGCGGGTGAAAGTGCAAAGAATGCAGATCTCCAGGCTATCAATAAGCGGGATTCGATTGTCGTCATGAGTATTATGACAGCGTTGATCTCCATCATGCTTGGATTGCAGACGCGTTCCATTGTTGCTCCCATTTATATGATGGGCACAATCCTCCTGTCCTATGGAGCGACGCTTGGGTTATCGATTTTCCTATTCGACGTCGTCCTCGGGTTGGATGCGATCAGTTATCGGATTCCGTTGTATGCGTTCGTCTTCCTAATTGCGCTCGGAGTCGACTATTCAATCATGCTCATCGCACGTATCCGTGAGGAAATGAAATCAATGCCGTTTGAGGAGGCAGTGAGAAGGGGAGTCGACAAGACGGGAGGCGTCATCAGCTCGGCCGGGCTCATTTTGGCAGCGACCTTCCTCGTCTTGGCCACGATGCCGATCAATGAATTGAAGCTGTTCGGCTTCATCATGGCGCTCGGTATTCTAATCGATACATTTATTGTTCGACCATTGCTTATTCCGGCGATTCTAGTATTGCTCGGAAAATGGAGTTTTTGGCCGAAGCGGGTGGAATAA
- a CDS encoding SDR family NAD(P)-dependent oxidoreductase, with amino-acid sequence MKRALVLGASGGMGFSIVNELIDRGVEVVAFARSEQKLKALYQGHQGISIQTGDIFNLQDVVAASEHVDVIFQAANIPYSQWEDKLILFIGNVLKAAEINQTKLVLIENIYAYGRSTGAKISESTPKRPNTKKGKIRLQVEQLVQQRNVPTIIAHFPDFYGPNAENTLLHFTLKNAVQHKKAMFIGNRTIAREFIYTPDGAKAVVNLAMHDNTYGQNWNIPATDIVTGEELIQIIRDLTGYDKPVSTVSKNLIRFLGIFNADMRETVEMFYLNEEPVVLDGSKYENEIGPLPRTSYRDGLQRTMEYMTRSK; translated from the coding sequence ATGAAAAGAGCGCTTGTTTTAGGAGCATCCGGTGGAATGGGATTTTCAATTGTGAATGAATTGATTGACAGAGGTGTGGAAGTGGTCGCATTTGCCCGTTCGGAGCAAAAGCTGAAGGCTTTATATCAGGGTCATCAAGGGATTTCGATTCAAACCGGGGATATTTTCAATTTGCAAGATGTCGTTGCCGCGTCCGAACATGTGGATGTCATTTTCCAAGCGGCCAATATTCCATACTCGCAATGGGAAGATAAACTAATTCTTTTTATCGGAAATGTCCTCAAGGCAGCAGAAATCAATCAAACAAAGCTTGTATTGATTGAAAATATATATGCTTATGGCAGATCGACCGGGGCTAAGATATCGGAAAGCACTCCGAAACGACCGAATACAAAAAAGGGAAAGATCCGCCTGCAGGTGGAGCAGCTCGTCCAACAGAGAAACGTACCGACCATCATTGCCCACTTTCCCGACTTTTATGGTCCGAACGCCGAGAATACACTATTGCACTTCACATTGAAGAATGCTGTCCAGCATAAAAAAGCAATGTTTATCGGGAATCGAACCATTGCCAGGGAATTCATCTACACGCCGGACGGAGCTAAAGCGGTCGTCAACTTGGCAATGCATGACAACACCTACGGACAAAACTGGAATATCCCCGCCACTGATATCGTTACCGGGGAAGAACTCATTCAGATCATTCGAGACCTTACCGGATACGATAAGCCGGTCTCGACGGTATCCAAAAATCTGATCCGGTTCTTGGGCATTTTCAATGCAGACATGCGTGAAACGGTTGAAATGTTCTACTTGAATGAGGAGCCGGTCGTATTGGATGGGTCCAAGTATGAAAACGAAATCGGTCCGCTCCCTCGTACTTCCTATCGGGATGGATTGCAGCGAACGATGGAATACATGACTCGTTCGAAGTGA
- a CDS encoding TetR/AcrR family transcriptional regulator: MSSRKSAQRDLTREMIMDAARDLFIMKGYQHVSMRQIAKELGYSHGAIYYHFTNKAELFFALVEEHFSMLERKLKEITEAPLAPREKIEAILLGFIEFGLTHQSHYEIMFLIKDEEVRNCLNQSPNQTYELFAQTVHSLCKDLSIQDIWSIFLSLHGFVTHYLRHVLRYEEVADMAREHVQFLLKGLFQS, from the coding sequence ATGTCATCTCGAAAATCTGCACAACGTGACTTGACTCGGGAAATGATCATGGATGCTGCAAGGGATTTATTTATCATGAAAGGTTACCAGCACGTATCCATGCGGCAAATCGCTAAAGAACTTGGCTATAGTCACGGTGCAATCTATTACCATTTCACAAATAAAGCGGAGCTGTTTTTCGCCCTCGTAGAAGAACATTTCAGCATGCTGGAACGCAAGCTGAAGGAAATTACGGAGGCCCCTCTTGCCCCTCGGGAAAAGATTGAAGCTATCTTGCTCGGCTTTATCGAGTTTGGGTTAACCCATCAAAGCCATTATGAAATCATGTTTTTAATCAAAGACGAGGAAGTACGAAACTGCCTCAATCAAAGCCCGAATCAAACGTATGAATTGTTCGCCCAAACCGTGCATAGTCTATGCAAGGATCTGTCCATCCAGGATATTTGGTCCATTTTCCTGTCATTACACGGTTTTGTCACTCATTATTTGCGGCACGTCCTCCGATATGAGGAGGTAGCGGACATGGCGAGGGAACATGTCCAGTTTTTGCTGAAAGGGTTATTTCAAAGTTAG